Proteins from one Flavobacterium branchiarum genomic window:
- a CDS encoding protein-disulfide reductase DsbD family protein, with protein sequence MKSTYLLSKQFWNNSILFLLLFFFAFAKGNAQMLEPVKWTSKIEKKSGNNFVLIFDGVIEKDWHIYSQFTPDGGPLALEISFKNQKGNYNLVGKAKEGKTRTAFNDIFGVNETFFEGKAHIEQEITIINPDVKTIEVEFDFQICKEVCINLNKKFSIAVPASFKMDATVPVAKIEEVKEAVTPKDGVVVDTAKTVVDTAIVDVEHDNATVTEHNQEMPESGTPRSLWSIFFIAFLSGFAALLTPCVFPMIPMTVSFFTKQSKSRAKGIRNAIIYGFSIIAIYVILGLIVTKVFGADALNALSTDVWFNLIFFVILIIFATSFLGAFEIMLPNSWANKADKQADRGGLIGILFMALALAIVSFSCTGPIVGTLLVEAASNGGIAPVIGMLGFSMALALPFMLFAMFPGWLNSLPKSGGWLNTVKVVLGFLELALAFKFLSNADLVLQLHLLEREVFIAIWVAIFAALTLYLFGKITLPHDSPLQHISVGRLYLGLLTLVFTVYLIPGLWGAPLKLISAFPPPPQYSESPFGVGGSSNSNAVLDKGMPDGAELGPHGILVFHDYEDGVAFAKSINKPIMLDFTGYACVNCRKMENNVWSDERILPILKNDIVLISLYVDDKRELPADKQYVTDSGDKIITVGDKWTDFMISKYKTNTQPLYIMTDLEGNNLNKTKPTISYVGADEYLKWLKEGISNFK encoded by the coding sequence ATGAAATCAACCTATCTACTATCAAAGCAATTTTGGAATAATTCGATATTGTTTTTATTGCTTTTCTTTTTTGCTTTTGCAAAAGGGAATGCGCAAATGTTAGAACCAGTAAAATGGACTTCTAAAATCGAGAAAAAATCAGGAAATAATTTTGTGTTAATTTTTGATGGAGTTATCGAGAAAGATTGGCATATTTATTCTCAATTTACCCCAGATGGTGGGCCATTAGCATTAGAAATTTCGTTTAAAAATCAAAAAGGGAATTATAATTTAGTTGGCAAAGCCAAAGAGGGAAAAACCAGAACAGCATTTAATGATATATTTGGTGTTAATGAAACTTTCTTTGAAGGGAAGGCTCATATAGAACAAGAAATAACTATTATAAACCCTGATGTAAAAACAATCGAAGTCGAATTTGACTTTCAGATTTGTAAAGAGGTTTGTATTAATTTGAATAAGAAATTCTCTATTGCGGTTCCGGCCTCATTCAAGATGGATGCAACAGTTCCAGTTGCTAAAATAGAGGAAGTGAAAGAGGCGGTAACTCCAAAAGATGGAGTTGTTGTTGATACCGCAAAAACAGTTGTAGATACTGCAATTGTTGATGTAGAGCATGACAATGCAACTGTAACGGAGCATAATCAGGAAATGCCTGAGTCAGGTACACCAAGAAGTTTATGGTCTATTTTCTTTATTGCATTTTTATCAGGTTTTGCAGCGTTGCTTACTCCGTGTGTGTTTCCTATGATTCCTATGACGGTTAGTTTTTTTACAAAACAAAGTAAAAGCAGAGCAAAAGGAATTAGAAATGCTATTATTTATGGATTTTCAATTATTGCAATCTATGTAATATTGGGGCTTATTGTAACTAAAGTATTTGGCGCAGATGCATTAAATGCTTTGTCTACAGATGTTTGGTTTAACTTAATCTTCTTTGTTATATTGATCATTTTTGCAACCTCATTTTTGGGAGCTTTTGAAATTATGTTGCCAAATTCATGGGCAAATAAAGCCGATAAACAAGCAGATAGAGGTGGATTAATTGGGATATTGTTTATGGCTTTGGCTTTAGCAATTGTATCGTTTTCATGTACAGGTCCAATTGTAGGAACCTTATTAGTTGAAGCAGCTTCAAATGGAGGAATTGCTCCAGTTATTGGAATGCTTGGTTTCTCGATGGCATTAGCTTTACCTTTTATGTTATTTGCAATGTTTCCAGGATGGTTAAATTCATTGCCTAAATCGGGTGGATGGTTGAATACTGTAAAAGTTGTTTTAGGATTCCTTGAATTGGCTTTGGCATTCAAATTTTTATCAAATGCCGATTTGGTTTTACAATTGCATTTACTAGAAAGAGAAGTTTTTATAGCGATTTGGGTTGCAATTTTCGCGGCTCTAACATTATATTTATTCGGTAAGATTACATTGCCACACGATAGTCCTTTACAACATATTTCAGTTGGTCGATTGTATTTAGGATTACTTACGCTAGTTTTTACAGTGTATTTAATTCCGGGACTTTGGGGAGCACCGTTAAAATTAATTAGCGCTTTCCCACCACCACCACAATATAGCGAAAGTCCATTTGGAGTAGGAGGATCAAGTAATTCGAATGCTGTTTTAGATAAAGGAATGCCTGATGGAGCAGAATTAGGCCCACACGGAATTTTGGTTTTCCATGATTATGAAGATGGAGTCGCTTTTGCTAAATCAATCAACAAGCCTATTATGTTAGATTTTACAGGTTATGCTTGTGTGAACTGTAGAAAGATGGAAAACAATGTTTGGTCAGATGAAAGAATTCTACCAATATTAAAAAATGACATTGTCCTTATTTCTTTATATGTAGATGATAAAAGAGAGTTGCCTGCAGATAAGCAATACGTAACAGATTCAGGCGATAAAATTATTACTGTAGGTGATAAATGGACTGACTTTATGATTTCTAAATATAAAACAAACACACAGCCATTGTATATTATGACCGATTTAGAAGGTAATAATTTAAACAAAACGAAACCGACAATTAGTTATGTTGGAGCAGATGAATATTTGAAATGGTTGAAAGAAGGTATCTCAAATTTTAAATAA
- a CDS encoding ammonium transporter gives MRKIILSVILITILVVTFLSNFILTDNPVPAEAVKFDTGDTAWMIVATALVLLMTPGLGFFYGGMVGKKNVISTMLQSFMAMVIVTLLWVVIAFGLAFGPSIKGIIGNPTSNLFFQGVGTNTAWSLAPTIPFMLFALFQAKFAIITPALITGAFAERVRFWAYLLFMVLFILVIYTPLAHMTWNPEGIFFKMGVLDFAGGTVVHMSAGWAALAGAIFLGKRKVQKVNPARITYVLLGTALLWFGWFGFNAGSALGANGLAVQALGTTTVAAAAAAMTWVFLDKILGHKLSALGACIGAVVGLVAITPAAGFVSIPHAIFIGAFAAIVSNIVVSKFPKGKIDDALDVFACHGVGGMVGMVLTGVFASKAINPAVGDNQGLIFGTTTLFTNHLIAMIIVSIFTFVGSYILFFIVNKITPLRVTEEREELGLDISQHGEFL, from the coding sequence ATGCGAAAAATTATTTTAAGTGTGATTCTAATCACAATTTTAGTAGTAACCTTTCTATCCAATTTTATCTTAACCGACAATCCTGTTCCTGCAGAAGCTGTGAAATTTGACACAGGAGATACTGCTTGGATGATCGTTGCAACAGCACTTGTATTACTAATGACCCCTGGATTAGGTTTCTTTTATGGAGGAATGGTTGGTAAGAAAAATGTAATTAGCACAATGCTTCAAAGCTTTATGGCAATGGTAATTGTAACACTTTTGTGGGTAGTTATAGCTTTCGGATTGGCATTTGGCCCATCTATAAAAGGTATTATAGGAAATCCAACTTCAAATTTATTTTTTCAAGGCGTAGGAACAAATACTGCATGGAGTCTCGCTCCTACTATTCCCTTTATGTTATTTGCTTTATTTCAAGCAAAATTTGCCATAATAACTCCTGCTCTAATAACAGGTGCATTTGCAGAGCGTGTTCGTTTTTGGGCCTATTTATTATTCATGGTTTTATTTATATTAGTCATATACACTCCTCTAGCGCACATGACATGGAATCCAGAGGGTATTTTCTTTAAAATGGGAGTTCTTGATTTTGCTGGTGGAACAGTTGTTCATATGAGTGCTGGTTGGGCTGCACTAGCAGGAGCTATTTTTCTAGGAAAAAGAAAAGTTCAAAAAGTAAACCCTGCTCGTATTACGTATGTATTACTGGGTACTGCTTTACTATGGTTCGGATGGTTTGGATTTAATGCTGGTTCTGCATTAGGTGCAAATGGCTTAGCTGTTCAAGCATTAGGAACAACAACAGTTGCGGCAGCGGCAGCAGCAATGACTTGGGTATTTCTTGATAAAATTTTAGGTCACAAATTATCAGCACTTGGTGCTTGTATTGGTGCTGTTGTTGGTCTTGTTGCTATAACTCCTGCGGCAGGTTTCGTAAGCATTCCTCACGCCATCTTTATTGGAGCTTTTGCTGCTATTGTAAGTAACATTGTAGTTAGTAAATTCCCTAAAGGAAAAATTGATGATGCTCTAGATGTTTTTGCTTGTCACGGTGTGGGCGGAATGGTAGGAATGGTATTAACTGGAGTTTTTGCTTCTAAAGCAATTAATCCAGCCGTTGGAGACAATCAAGGGCTAATTTTTGGAACTACAACATTATTCACAAATCATCTAATTGCTATGATTATCGTATCCATTTTTACTTTTGTAGGATCGTACATTCTTTTCTTTATTGTAAATAAAATCACCCCTCTGAGAGTAACTGAAGAGAGAGAAGAATTAGGACTCGATATTTCTCAACATGGAGAATTCTTGTAG
- a CDS encoding amidohydrolase family protein, with protein sequence MIRKKIYILLLAICMPIAIIAQQTPAPKQTKSVLILNATAHLGNGTIIENSAIGFKDGKITLVADSKTIRLAANAYDTTIDASGKHVYPGFIAPNSTLGLVEIDAVKSSNDDEEIGSYNPNVRSIIAYNSESKVIETVRPNGILIAQVTPRGGRISGTSSIVQLDAWSWQDAVLKENDGIHLNFPPSFKKSGSWFEPGPIEANKDYVPQIEEINAFLVNSKAYLADTSKERNLIFESMKGLFDGTQTLFIHADGEKQIIDAIKLTNDNGIKKMVIVGGFEAYKSADLLQKNNIGVLLKRVHDMPQSDDQDVNLPYKMAKILTDKGILVGLENSGDNERMNTRNLAFLAGTCAAYGLDKEQALQLITSNTAKLLSIDALCGTLETGKDATLFISEGDALDMKTNKLTNAFIQGRMISLETHQTKLYKKYKEKYNQK encoded by the coding sequence ATGATACGTAAAAAGATATATATTTTACTATTGGCAATTTGCATGCCTATAGCTATAATAGCACAGCAAACACCTGCCCCTAAACAAACAAAATCAGTTTTAATATTAAATGCTACGGCACATTTAGGCAACGGGACTATTATCGAAAATAGTGCTATTGGGTTTAAAGATGGAAAAATAACATTAGTAGCCGATTCTAAAACGATTAGATTGGCAGCTAATGCATACGACACCACAATTGACGCTAGTGGAAAACACGTTTACCCTGGTTTTATTGCTCCAAATTCTACCTTGGGACTTGTAGAAATCGATGCTGTAAAATCATCTAATGATGATGAAGAAATTGGAAGTTACAATCCTAACGTGAGAAGTATTATTGCTTATAACTCTGAATCTAAAGTAATAGAAACGGTTCGCCCTAACGGAATTCTAATCGCTCAGGTTACGCCTCGTGGCGGAAGAATTTCTGGAACTTCATCTATCGTACAACTAGATGCATGGAGCTGGCAAGATGCTGTTCTAAAAGAAAATGATGGGATTCATCTTAATTTTCCTCCAAGCTTTAAGAAAAGTGGTTCTTGGTTTGAACCGGGGCCAATTGAAGCAAATAAAGACTATGTTCCTCAAATTGAAGAAATCAATGCTTTTTTAGTAAATTCTAAAGCCTATCTGGCGGACACTTCAAAAGAAAGAAACTTGATTTTTGAATCTATGAAAGGTCTTTTTGATGGAACGCAAACTTTGTTTATTCATGCCGATGGAGAAAAACAAATCATTGATGCTATAAAATTAACGAATGACAATGGAATTAAAAAAATGGTTATTGTAGGCGGTTTTGAGGCTTACAAATCTGCTGATTTATTGCAAAAAAATAATATTGGCGTGTTACTAAAACGCGTTCATGATATGCCACAGAGTGATGATCAAGACGTTAACCTACCCTATAAAATGGCTAAAATATTAACTGACAAGGGTATTTTAGTAGGTTTAGAAAATAGTGGCGACAATGAGCGTATGAATACGCGAAACTTAGCTTTCTTAGCAGGTACTTGTGCTGCATATGGTCTAGATAAAGAACAAGCCTTACAATTAATTACTTCTAATACCGCTAAATTATTAAGTATAGATGCTCTTTGCGGAACATTAGAAACTGGAAAAGATGCTACTTTATTCATTTCCGAAGGTGACGCTTTGGACATGAAAACCAACAAACTAACCAACGCTTTCATACAAGGAAGAATGATTAGTCTAGAAACGCATCAAACTAAACTTTATAAAAAGTATAAAGAAAAATACAATCAGAAATAA